TGTGGATTAATACACTCTAACAAATAGTCCTGCCTATCTTCATCTAGTTCAGCAAGTACATCATCCAGTAATAAAATCGGGTACTCACCATGTTTAGTTTTGTGCAGCTCAAGCTCAGCGAGTTTAATAGCGAGAGTGATACTACGGCGCTCACCTTGCGAAGCAAAACTAGCAGCAAGTGAGCCATTCAATAAGAACTTAATTTCATCACGATGAGGACCGATATTTGAATAACCTCGAGCAAAATCTCTTGCTCTTACATCTTCAAGCGCTTCTTGATCAATTTGCATGCCCATATAATCTAAAGCAAGCACAGTGTCGCTTCCAGAGATCTCACTATAATAGCGAGCGGCAATCGGTTCAAGCTCCATAATGAAGTTCGCTCTAAGTCCAGTCATTTCATTTGCTGCAGCGATATAAAGCTCATCCCAAACCATCAATTGATCTTGTTGACTAGTATTGAGATCGCGATAATAATAACTCCCTGCTTCAACTAATTCCTTAAAAAATGAATTGCGTTGTGCCAGTATCTTCTCAAACTTGGTTAGCTTGTCCTTATAGCCAAAATCCAATTGAGCAATTACAGAATCTAACCAATCACGCCGGTGAGACGGACTACCATTGATTATTTCGATATCAT
Above is a window of Cyanobacteriota bacterium DNA encoding:
- the recF gene encoding DNA replication/repair protein RecF, which gives rise to MIDRTQLIMFVKSLKLLGFRNYLEAAIEFNQSKTIIIGKNAQGKTNLLEVIQILSHVKSRRASRDSDLVHFDLGEAIIHAIAERKQEELEIALLIRRSGKRTLKINEISHKPNELLHHIFSVSFMVDDIEIINGSPSHRRDWLDSVIAQLDFGYKDKLTKFEKILAQRNSFFKELVEAGSYYYRDLNTSQQDQLMVWDELYIAAANEMTGLRANFIMELEPIAARYYSEISGSDTVLALDYMGMQIDQEALEDVRARDFARGYSNIGPHRDEIKFLLNGSLAASFASQGERRSITLAIKLAELELHKTKHGEYPILLLDDVLAELDEDRQDYLLECINPQTQVIITTTHIGKHLEKWSENAQIMEIEAGRVMGTSSESTLCYDIV